In Rhinopithecus roxellana isolate Shanxi Qingling chromosome 4, ASM756505v1, whole genome shotgun sequence, a single genomic region encodes these proteins:
- the LOC104666175 gene encoding putative uncharacterized protein ZNRD1-AS1 isoform X2 yields the protein MLVLRRLAWGTSSKDPRIAAGQQSPLEKKILNLGGVHTTAARQLITQKYQEECEILYREQAVSLDYWLAKAESYYNKLIVEMMKEETGNEIKKKMEKKTTRSIEGLKQYYLIPEREMKHIERHIHQAGQAGEFKNKSFRQVLRPFSERKLPNIVPEGHGIQNAQRRKQVNEREQMQIKDHQERMIRGRELTEQRLKERILRRSQSQLPTYEKRERGKKEIKEFERVIAYPLFQPCSRSRIKVNILMEKSQNGEKGNTIVKPYQRKFLAMPPFLRSQIGKIKD from the exons ATGCTGGTACTGAGACG ATTGGCCTGGGGTACATCATCTAAAGATCCTAGGATTGCTGCAGGTCAGCAGTCTCCATTGGAAAAAAAGATCTTG AATCTAGGTGGTGTGCATACAACAGCAGCAAGACAGTTGATAACTCAGAAATATCAGGAGGAGTGTGAAATCCTCTATAGGGAGCAAGCTGTTTCTCTTGACTACTGGCTTGCCAAAGCAGAGTCTTATTATAATAAACTAATAGTGGAAATGATGAAAGAAGAGACAGGcaatgaaatcaagaaaaaaatggagaagaaaacaaCCCGAAGCATAGAAGGACTAAAACAGTACTATTTGATACCTGAGAGAGAGATGAAACACATAGAAAGGCACATACATCAAGCAGGACAGGCTGGAGAATTTAAGAACAAGTCATTTAGACAAGTACTGCGACCCTTCAGTGAAAGAAAATTACCAAACATTGTGCCAGAAGGTCATGGCATCCAGAACGCACAGAGAAGAAAGCAGGTAAATGAGAGGGAACAGATGCAGATTAAGGATCACCAGGAACGCATGATTCGAGGGAGAGAACTTACAGAGCAAAGACtcaaggaaagaatcttaagaagaAGCCAGAGCCAGCTGCCTACATATGAGAAGcgtgagagaggaaagaaagagataaaggagTTTGAAAGAGTTATTGCATATCCTCTTTTCCAGCCATGCAGTAGAAGTCGGATTAAAGTGAATATTCTTATGGAAAAGTCTCagaatggagagaaagggaatacAATTGTGAAACCATATCAAAGAAAATTCTTGGCCATGCCACCCTTTTTAAGAAgtcaaataggaaaaataaaagattaa
- the LOC104666175 gene encoding putative uncharacterized protein ZNRD1-AS1 isoform X1 → MLYVLIEAERARIKKLQEEKTRNLESSRKLEPRIVSEHRGGLRTDIDVLGQHLTKEHVSSHSQSPIRDSQWFMLSPQEKLAWGTSSKDPRIAAGQQSPLEKKILNLGGVHTTAARQLITQKYQEECEILYREQAVSLDYWLAKAESYYNKLIVEMMKEETGNEIKKKMEKKTTRSIEGLKQYYLIPEREMKHIERHIHQAGQAGEFKNKSFRQVLRPFSERKLPNIVPEGHGIQNAQRRKQVNEREQMQIKDHQERMIRGRELTEQRLKERILRRSQSQLPTYEKRERGKKEIKEFERVIAYPLFQPCSRSRIKVNILMEKSQNGEKGNTIVKPYQRKFLAMPPFLRSQIGKIKD, encoded by the exons ATGCTGTATGTGCTGATAGAGGCAGAGAGGGCCCGGATCAAGAAactgcaggaagagaaaactagAAACCTAGAATCATCTAGAAAACTAGAACCTAGAATCGTCTCAGAACACAGAGGAGGCTTGAGGACTGACATAGATGTACTTGGACAACACCTCACCAAGGAGCATGTCTCTTCCCACTCGCAATCCCCAATACGAGATTCACAGTGGTTCATGCTGAGTCCACAGGAAAA ATTGGCCTGGGGTACATCATCTAAAGATCCTAGGATTGCTGCAGGTCAGCAGTCTCCATTGGAAAAAAAGATCTTG AATCTAGGTGGTGTGCATACAACAGCAGCAAGACAGTTGATAACTCAGAAATATCAGGAGGAGTGTGAAATCCTCTATAGGGAGCAAGCTGTTTCTCTTGACTACTGGCTTGCCAAAGCAGAGTCTTATTATAATAAACTAATAGTGGAAATGATGAAAGAAGAGACAGGcaatgaaatcaagaaaaaaatggagaagaaaacaaCCCGAAGCATAGAAGGACTAAAACAGTACTATTTGATACCTGAGAGAGAGATGAAACACATAGAAAGGCACATACATCAAGCAGGACAGGCTGGAGAATTTAAGAACAAGTCATTTAGACAAGTACTGCGACCCTTCAGTGAAAGAAAATTACCAAACATTGTGCCAGAAGGTCATGGCATCCAGAACGCACAGAGAAGAAAGCAGGTAAATGAGAGGGAACAGATGCAGATTAAGGATCACCAGGAACGCATGATTCGAGGGAGAGAACTTACAGAGCAAAGACtcaaggaaagaatcttaagaagaAGCCAGAGCCAGCTGCCTACATATGAGAAGcgtgagagaggaaagaaagagataaaggagTTTGAAAGAGTTATTGCATATCCTCTTTTCCAGCCATGCAGTAGAAGTCGGATTAAAGTGAATATTCTTATGGAAAAGTCTCagaatggagagaaagggaatacAATTGTGAAACCATATCAAAGAAAATTCTTGGCCATGCCACCCTTTTTAAGAAgtcaaataggaaaaataaaagattaa